The DNA window TTCAGTAAAACCAATTCCACTGACCGGCCTTAAGGCTTTTATTCACCGCGATCTTAATTCCGGAGATACCCGGCTCCCTGATTAAACGGTCCAGGTTTTTTCTTTTATTTCCGGTTAGGTAGGAAACATCCTGGGGGGAAATTTCAAGGGCCAGGCGCGGGAGGAGCGGTTTTTGGGATGGTAAGCCCTTAAGGACTTTTTTCAGGAATAATTCTCCCCGGACCAGAGACCCGAAGGCTGGATGATAGGGGCCGGCAATGAGGTCTTTTCCAAGGCGCAATCCGTCATTTTCCTGAAGACCCATTCGAATGACGCGGATGCCGTTGTCCTCAAGTAGTTCCAGGGCCTGACTGCATAAAGACAAGGTTTCGTCAAGGGACAGAGGGTGATACCGTCCTTCGTAGAACCATTGGGATAAGGCCGTGTCCTTAAGGACCAGGGTCGGATAGATCCGGACCAGGTGGGGTTTCAAGGCCGTTACCTGTTTGACGGTCCGGAGGAATCCCCCGGCCGTATCACCGGGGAGGCCCACCATCAATTGAACCCCGATCCGGACCGGATATTTTTTTAGTAAACCAAGGGCCTGGAAAGCGGTTTGGGCAGTGTGCCCCCGGTTCGAGAGGGTCAATACCTTATCCTCAAGGGATTGAATTCCCAATTCGATGGTTCCTACCCCGGAAGCCAGGAGCTGTTCAATTTTTATTTCGGAAAGGGCATCGGGCCGGGTTGAAATACGAATAGAACTTATACCGATTTCGGATTTCGGATTGCGGATTGTGGAATTTGTATCAGGAGGGTTGGATATACCGAGTTCGGAGTTCGGAGTTCGGAGTTCGGAGTTTTTATCAGAAGGGGTAGATATACCGATTGCGGAATTCGGATTGCGGATTGCGGAGTCTATATCAGGCTGGTGGGTGGATAGACCCATAACGTTCATGCTCTGTCCGGATAGATAGGGGGCGGCCCATTTCAGGAGCCGTTCCTGAAAGGCCTCGGGAAGATTGGTAAAAGTCCCCCCAAAAAAGGCGATCTCTATCTCCTGGCCTTGTTTTTTCTTTTTGGAAGACAAACCGGCTTCCACCGTGGCTATAAAGGTTTCCCTGGTCAGGCCCTGGTTCGGGCTTTGGGTAATAAGCTTCTGATTGCAATAAAGACAATGATAGGGACAGCCCATTTGGGGCAGGAAGATAGGGATAATGAAGGGGGACATACTTGACATGAAAATAAAGTCTGATTTCGGATTTTCGATTTCGGATTTCGGAATTTAAAAGCAAATCATTTTCATCCCTCGACTTTGAGCTTTGAGCTTTACCAGGGCTTTTTCAGCCGCCTCTTGCTGGGCTTCTTTCTTGGTCCGGCCCTTTCCCTTGGAAATAATTTGGCCCTGGATGATTACTTCCACGAAGAAGATCTTTTTGTGGTCCGGGCCTTCTTCCCGAAAAACCGTATAGACCGGCACGGTCTTCAGGTTCCCCTGGCAGGTTTCCTGGAGAAGGGTCTTAAAGTCCTGATTAAACTGCTCTTGATCATCGTCAAGCTGAGATTCGAAAAGACGGTTGATAAAGTTCGAGGCCGAAGGATATCCCCCGTCTAAATAGATGGCCCCGAGGACGGCTTCAAAGACGTCGGCCAGGATGGAGGATTTTTTACGGCCACCGGTCCGTTCCTCTCCTTTTCCTATTAATAAATAGGCCCCCAGGTCTAATTGTTGGGATAATACCGACAGTTTTTTCTCGTTGACCTGGCTGGCCCGAATTTTGGAAAGACGCCCTTCAGGCATTTCCGGATATTTTTTAAACAAGAGATCACAGAGGGTCAAATTTAAGACCGCATCACCTAGGAACTCCAACCGTTCGTTATGGATCAATTGGGATCCCGGGTGTTCATTGACATAGGAGCGATGGGTAAGGGATTGTTTTAAGAGTAAAAGGTTTTTAAACTCATAGGCCAGGGCATTTTGTAATGGGACAAGGTTATCGATTTTTTTTTCTTCCAAAGGGGAAAAACCTCCATTTAGTTTGAAAAAAGGTTACAAGATGCAAGTTTCAAGTATTACAACCCGTTAATAATCATAGGCCTTTTCATAAATCATGTCGGGTTTGCCATGATGTAAGGTATAGCCGATCCCTGAGAAATTTACAAGGAATGAAATAATTTTGTTGACAAAATGAAATTTTTATTTAATATTAATTTTTTTAAATCACGGAGTTAAGAAGAAACCATGAAAAGCTATATTCCAAAACAAGAAGAACTCAAACGAAGCTGGTGTCTGTTTGATGCCGATGGAAAGGTTCTGGGCCGGCTGGCCTCCGAGGTGGCTCAGAGGCTGAGAGGTAAAAATAATCCCCAATTTGTTCCTTACGCCGATACCGGGGATTTTGTGGTGGTCGTCAATGCGGAAAAAATTATCTTGACCGGGAGAAAAATAGATCAGAAGGTCTACTATCGGCATACCGGATTTATTGGCGGACTTAAATCCATTACGGCTAAAAAATTGAAAGAAAAAAAGCCTGAAGAACTCATTCGACAGGCCGTCAAAGGGATGCTGCCTAAAAACAGTCTTGGCAGGAAGCTTAATAAAAAATTAAAAGTTTATATCGGGCCCAATCATCCCCATGAGGCCCAACAACCTTTGACCGTTTCTTAATAGAGACAACGATACTTTTTAGAGGCAGGTTGATTAAAACCATTTATTAACCTGCTTAGTCGGGAAGGGATCATGGCAGATAAAGAATATTACGCAACAGGGAAAAGAAAATTAGCCATCGCCCGTACCTGGTTGAGGCCGGGGGCTGGTCAAATAACCATAAACGGCAGACCAATCGACCGTTATTTCAGCCGGGAGACGGCCAAGATGATTGTTCTCCAGCCTCTTGAATTAACCGACACCGTGGGTAAGTTTGACATCCTGGTTAATGTCACCGGGGGAGGCCATTCCGGGCAGGCCGGGGCCATTAAACACGGAATCAGCAAGGCCCTTTTGGTATTTGACCCGCAGCTCAGAGGCGTGTTGAAGAAAGCGGGATTTATTACCCGGGATTCGAGGGTCAAAGAACGGAAGAAATACGGGCAAAAAGGTGCCAGAGCCCGTTATCAGTACTCAAAACGATAGTTCCTGATTGGGTAAACAAGATAAAAAAGGGAAGGCTCTGACGGCCTTCCCTTTTTTATTATTTGACGGCTTCGTTATAATTGAAAAAGAATGAGTAGGTGATTATGAAAAAGGAAAAGAAGAAGGTCACAGTGGTCGGTGGGTCCGGTTATACGGGTCTGGAGCTGTTGCGCCTTTTATTGCTCCATCCTGAAGTAGAAGTCATTCGGGTCACCTCCAGGCAATACGAAGGGAAACCAGTCCAGAGGGTCTTCCCTTCTTTAGGAAAAACATCGCTGATTTTTACCGCCCCGAATCTCAAAGAGATAGTCAAGGATTCGGATGTGGTTTTTACTGCCGTGCCCCACCAGAAGGCCATGGAAGTTATTCCTGAAATAATGGGGCGGCCAAAGTGCAAAGTTATTGATTTAAGCGCTGATTTTCGTATTAAGGCCCAAAAAAACTATGAAGCCTGGTATCAGGTGACCCATGAGGCCCCCTGGCTCTTGGACCAGGCCGTT is part of the Deltaproteobacteria bacterium genome and encodes:
- the rpsI gene encoding 30S ribosomal protein S9, which codes for MADKEYYATGKRKLAIARTWLRPGAGQITINGRPIDRYFSRETAKMIVLQPLELTDTVGKFDILVNVTGGGHSGQAGAIKHGISKALLVFDPQLRGVLKKAGFITRDSRVKERKKYGQKGARARYQYSKR
- the rnc gene encoding ribonuclease III — translated: MDNLVPLQNALAYEFKNLLLLKQSLTHRSYVNEHPGSQLIHNERLEFLGDAVLNLTLCDLLFKKYPEMPEGRLSKIRASQVNEKKLSVLSQQLDLGAYLLIGKGEERTGGRKKSSILADVFEAVLGAIYLDGGYPSASNFINRLFESQLDDDQEQFNQDFKTLLQETCQGNLKTVPVYTVFREEGPDHKKIFFVEVIIQGQIISKGKGRTKKEAQQEAAEKALVKLKAQSRGMKMICF
- the rplM gene encoding 50S ribosomal protein L13, producing MKSYIPKQEELKRSWCLFDADGKVLGRLASEVAQRLRGKNNPQFVPYADTGDFVVVVNAEKIILTGRKIDQKVYYRHTGFIGGLKSITAKKLKEKKPEELIRQAVKGMLPKNSLGRKLNKKLKVYIGPNHPHEAQQPLTVS
- a CDS encoding radical SAM protein, which encodes MSPFIIPIFLPQMGCPYHCLYCNQKLITQSPNQGLTRETFIATVEAGLSSKKKKQGQEIEIAFFGGTFTNLPEAFQERLLKWAAPYLSGQSMNVMGLSTHQPDIDSAIRNPNSAIGISTPSDKNSELRTPNSELGISNPPDTNSTIRNPKSEIGISSIRISTRPDALSEIKIEQLLASGVGTIELGIQSLEDKVLTLSNRGHTAQTAFQALGLLKKYPVRIGVQLMVGLPGDTAGGFLRTVKQVTALKPHLVRIYPTLVLKDTALSQWFYEGRYHPLSLDETLSLCSQALELLEDNGIRVIRMGLQENDGLRLGKDLIAGPYHPAFGSLVRGELFLKKVLKGLPSQKPLLPRLALEISPQDVSYLTGNKRKNLDRLIREPGISGIKIAVNKSLKAGQWNWFY